The DNA segment TCTGCTCGCTCTCCCCATAATACTTGCTCATAATCTCCGGGCCGTTAATAGAGATGAAGTACGCGTCGGCCTCGTTTGCAACGGCCTTTGCGAGCAGAGTCTTACCAGTACCCGGAGGCCCGTAGAGGAGAATACCCTTCGGAGGCTCTATCCCCAGCCTCTTGAAGATCTCCGGGTGCCTCAGCGGGAGCTCTACCATTTCCCTAACCTTCTCGATTACCTCCTTAAGACCCCCTATATCCTCGTAGGTGACCTTAGGAACTCTGCTCTGTGCCACCGGCTTTTCGAGAACGTCTACTATAGTCTCCTCGGCAACAATCACCGCGCCCTTAGGCCTCGCATCGACCACCTGCAGCTGGACAGCCTGGCCTATGACGGGGACGACAACGATATCGCCCTCGGTTATGGGTACGCCCTGCAGCTTCTTCTTCACATACCTCTTGAAGCCCTCGTCAACAGTCATGGTATAGCTGACTGGGGCGAGCTTGACCTTGGTGGCGGTTCTGACACTCGTCTTCCTTACAATAACCTTCTCACCAATATTTACGTCAGCGTTCCTCCTCAGTATACCGTCCATCCTTATTATGTCGAGACCCATATCCTCAGGGTATGCTGGCATGACTACGGCAACAGTCTTCTTCTTACCCTCAATCTCGACAACATCGCCAGGCTCAACCCCCAGCTCCTTCATTATGTCGATATCGATTCTAACCCTCTTCCTGCCCGAATCCCTAGGCTTAGCCTCCGCAACCCTGAGTATAGCCTCCTTAACCGGCCTTCTAACGCCGAAACCGCTGCTGGACAAGGCCCTCTAATCCCCACTATAGAACTTGGAGAGGGGGGATTATTAATTAAGAGTTTGGGGGCCCCGGGGTGTTACCCCCCTTTTTCCAACACTGGGGGATGCTCGAGTTCTAATGAGGAGGGCGGACCCCCTATTCGTCACCATCCTTCTCCCTTTCCCTCTCCCCGTCTTCAGGTCTTTTCTTCTCCCGCCTCTTCGGCTTCGAAGGGGTGCCGCACTCTCTGGATACAGCGGGGCTCTCCCAGTCCCAGGTGCTCTCCCTGTGGTTCTCCTCGCTCAGTAAAGGAGCCATTTTACTGCATCCTCGAGACGCTTTCTACCTCTACCTCTTGAACACCCTCTATGTTCCTCAGGAATTGCTCGACCTCTTCGGTACCACCTTCTGTCTCCTCGTTCATGGCTATGACTAGCTTTAGTGCTTTAAGGCCGAATGCTATGGGTACTTCCCCCTCTGCCAGTACCTCGTAGCCCTGG comes from the Aeropyrum camini SY1 = JCM 12091 genome and includes:
- a CDS encoding elongation factor 1-beta, which codes for MARVAVVVKVYPDDVSIEPKTLAERIKSKLPQGYEVLAEGEVPIAFGLKALKLVIAMNEETEGGTEEVEQFLRNIEGVQEVEVESVSRMQ